The DNA segment CCCGACCCGCGCTTGCAGGAGGGGATGGCGCTGGCGATCGAACCGATGATCAACGAGGGGGTGGCGGAACTACGCATCCTCGATGACGGTTGGACGGCGGTGACGGCCGACGGCAAGCTCTCGGCCCACTTCGAGCACTCGATTGCGATTACCGCCCGCGGGCCGGAGATCCTGAGCGAAATGGCACATGTCTAAGGGAGACGCCATAGAAGTAACGGGTACCGTGCTTGAAGCGCTGCCCAATGCGATGTTCCGCGTCTCGCTGGAAAACGGGCATCGGGTGCTCGCGCATATTTCGGGCAAGATGCGGATGCACTACATCAAGATACTGCCCGGCGACCGGGTCACGGTGGAGCTCTCGCCGTACGATCTCAGCCGCGGGCGGATTACCTACCGGATGCGCTGAGGCGGCCGGGCGGTGAAGTCGGGTACACGATGAAGGTTCGAGCGTCGGTCAAGAAGATCTGCAAGAATTGCAAGGTTGTGCGCCGCCAGGGCGTGGTGCGTATCCTGTGCTCCAATCCGCGCCACAAGCAGCGCCAG comes from the Candidatus Binataceae bacterium genome and includes:
- the infA gene encoding translation initiation factor IF-1, encoding MSKGDAIEVTGTVLEALPNAMFRVSLENGHRVLAHISGKMRMHYIKILPGDRVTVELSPYDLSRGRITYRMR
- the rpmJ gene encoding 50S ribosomal protein L36, encoding MKVRASVKKICKNCKVVRRQGVVRILCSNPRHKQRQG